DNA sequence from the Cupriavidus sp. WKF15 genome:
GTCAGCACGGCCGACGCCGCGCCATTGGCGTGGCCACCGGCGGCGGCGAGCCGCGGATTGCGGGTTGCCCAGCCGTGCAAGGCCAGGCCGCAATAGAGAAGTGCCGTCAGGGCATACAGTACAATGGCCATTTGCGCAGTTTACCTTAGTGCCTCCTGCCAGTGGCGGGCGGCTAACGCGGTAACAGAGGCCGCAACACAGCCCTTTCTTCCCCCATTCCTGCCATGCTGGACAATCTCACTCAACGCCTGGCGCGGGTCGTCAAGACCATGCGCGGCGAGGCCCGCCTGACCGAGGCCAATACCGCCGAAATGCTGCGCGAAGTGCGCCTGGCCATGCTGGAGGCCGACGTGGCCCTGCCGGTCGTGCGCGAATTCATCGCCCGCGTCAAGGAAAAGGCAATGGGCGAGGATGTGGTCGCCAGCCTGACCCCGGGCCAGGCGCTGGTCGGCGTGGTGCAGCGCGAGCTGACCGCGGTGATCGGCGGCGAGGAAGCGGTCACCGGCGCCAAGAGCGCCGAGCTGAACCTGGCCGTGCAGCCGCCCGCGATCATCCTGATGGCCGGCCTGCAGGGCGCCGGCAAGACCACCACCGTCGGCAAGCTGGCGAAGTGGCTCAAAGAGAACAAAAAGAAGAAGGTGCTGACGGTCTCGTGCGACGTGTACCGCCCGGCCGCTATCGCCCAGCTGAAGACCGTGTCCGAACAGGTGGGTGCCGAGTTCTTCCCGTCGCAGCCTGAGCAGAAGCCGGTGGACATCGCCCGCGCGGCGGTGGACTGGGCGCGCAAGCATTACCACGACGTGCTGATCGTCGATACCGCGGGCCGCCTGGGTATCGACGAGGCGATGATGCAGGAAATCGCCGCGCTGCACGCCGAACTGAAGCCCGCGGAAACGCTGTTCGTGGTCGATGCCATGCTCGGCCAGGACGCGGTCAACACCGCCAAGGCCTTCAATGACACGCTGCCGCTGACCGGCGTGGTGCTGACCAAGCTGGACGGCGATGCGCGCGGCGGTGCCGCGCTGTCGGTGCGCCATATCACCGGCCGGCCGATCAAGTTCGTCGGCGTGGGCGAAAAGCTCGACGGCCTGGAGCCGTTCTACCCCGACCGCATGGCCCAGCGTATCCTGGGCATGGGCGACATCCTCGCGCTGGTCGAGGAAGCCCAGCGCGGCGTGGACATGGACGCCGCCGAGAAGCTGGCCAAGAAGATCAAGAAGACCGGTGGCTTCGACCTGGAAGATTTCAAGGCCCAGATCGGCCAGATGAAGAAGATGGGCGGCCTGGGCAGCCTGGTCGACAAGCTGCCGGCGCAGTTCGCGCAGCAGGCGCAGGGCGCCAATATGGATCAGGCGGAAAAACAGGTGCGCCGCATGGAAGGCATCATCAACAGCATGACGGCCGCCGAGCGCGCCAAGCCCGAGCTGATCAAGGCCAGCCGCAAGCGCCGCATTGCCGCGGGCGCGGGCGTGCCGGTGCAGGAAGTGAACCGCCTGCTGAACCAGTTCGACCAGATGCAAGGCATGATGAAGAAGCTCAAGGGCGGCGGCATGATGAAAATGATGCGCCAGATGGGTGCGATGAAGGGCGGCATGAAGGGCCTGTTCAACCGCTGATCCGGCCCCGCCCCCTTTTCCCCCGCAAAGAGACAAAGACAGGAAAGACACCATGATGACCGTCGAACAGGCCCGCGAACTGTGGGCCAACTCCGAGGAAATCGTCAGCGCAGAAGAAGTCCAGGCTTCGCTGGACCGCATGGCGAAGGACATCACCGACAAGATGGGCGATGCCTTCCCGCTGGTGCTGTCCGTGATGGGCGGCGCGGTGGTGTTCACCGGCATGCTGCTGCCCAAGCTGCAGTTCCCGCTGGAGTTCGACTACATCCACCTGTCCCGCTACAACAACAAGACCGTGGGCGGCGAGATGCAATGGCGCGTGGCGCCGCGTGAATCGGTCAAGGACCGCGTCGTGCTGGTGCTCGACGACATCCTGGATGAAGGCGAAACCATGGCCGCCATCCGCGAGCGCATCCTGGACATGGGCGCCAAGGAATTCCACGCCGCCGTGCTGTGCGAAAAGACGCTCACCAAGCTCAAGCCGATGCACCCGGACTTCTGCGGGTTCCAGGTGCCGGATCGCTATGTGTTTGGCTGCGGGATGGATGCCAAGGGGTATTGGCGGAACCTGGGGGCGATCCGCGCGCTGATGTAAGCGCCGTCAGCCGACGTGGTGCGCCCCAAGGATGGGCCACAACGACGCCAGCAGCAGCAGCGCCATCCCCACGTTGAACACGCGCAGCACCCGCGGCTGCGCCAGCCAGCGGCGCAGGGCCGAGCCGAACACGGCCCACATCGCCACGCTGGGCAGGTTGATCACCGCGAAGATGCCGGCCAGCATCAGCACGTTCAGCCACACATTGCCGTGCAGCACATAAGTGCTGCACGCGCCCACCGCCATCACCCACGCCTTGGGGTTGACCCACTGGAACGCCGCCGCCTTCAGGAAACCCATCGGGCGCGCGACCTGGCGGTCCTGCACGCCGCCTGAGGTCGCGAGCTTCCACGCCAGCCAGACCAGGTAGACGCCTGCCACCACGCGCAGCAGCTGCCAGGTCCACGGCCAGTGCGAGAACATCGAACCGAGCCCCAGCCCGACCAGAGCCACCATCAGCGCAAACCCGCCGCTGATGCCAAGCAGATGCGGAATGGTCCGCGCAAAACCGAAGTTCACGCCCGAGGCCAGCACCATGGTGTTGTTGGGGCCGGGCGTGATGGATGACACCAGCGCGAACGCCGAAAAGGCAAGGAAGACGCCGGAACCGGCAGCAAGGTCGGGAAAGGCCATGGCAGGCAACCACAAGAAACAAGGGATTGCTGCCAGTCTAGTCACAGCAAACGGTACAGTACCGGTACAGTTTGCCTAAATTCTGCCATGACGGCATGACGCGGGCCGGCGGGACAGTCAGCTATACCACGGCCCGATACGGGTGCTCGCGCAGCCACTTGGTGGCGATCCATTTCTCGCCGGACTGCACCGGCAGGCCTGCATGGAGCGTGCGCTCGTCCAGCGTGCCGTCGGGCAGCCGGTAGCTGAAGTACACGGCATTGCCCTTGACCGGCTCCACTTCCAGGCCGATGCGCGGGAATGCCGTTGCGCCGCCGGCGGGTGGCGTGTTCAGGTAGATCACCAGCGTGGCGATGCGCTGGCCGCCTACGCGGAGCTGGCGCGCCTCGCCGGGGCGCTTCGGGTTGAAGAAATCGAAATGCGGCTGGTATTCGCCGCCGGGCTTGTAATTGAGGATCTGCAAACCCTCGCCATGATCGGCCGGCACGCCGGTCACCGCGGCGATGCGTGCCTCGATGCGCTGGAGCAGCGCGTGTTCGCCGACCTGGAACATCGCGCCCATGCTGGTGCGTGCATCGATCAGGTTCTCGTCGCCGGTATCGGGATTGACCACCGGCGAACGCGCCAGCCGGCCGCGCGCGAGGTCGATCAGCGCATCGCACTCGGCATCGCTGAGCAACTGGTGGTACAGGCGGATCGCGGGTGCCTGCAGCGAGAACAGCACCTGCACCTCAGGTGCACTTGGGCGCTTCGCGGGGCTGGCTACCGTGGCCCGGGTAACGGCTGGCGTGGCTGGCGTGGCAGACGATGCGGCCGGCCGATGTCCCATGGCCGTGGCCACCGCGGTGCGGGCGAAGACAGCGTCGTAGCCCGAGCGCAGCATGGACAGCACCAGCGATTCGGCGCCGAAGCCTTCGGCGATATGCCGCGCCAGCCAGCGTTCGAGTTCCGGTGACGAAGTGGCGTAGCCCGGCGAGCCCACGGCCGGGCGCGTGTCGGTGGTCATGACGGATTGGCCAGGCGCTGCGGCGAGAACGGGTTGCGGTCCGGCGCCTCGGGCTGCAGCTTGCGCGGACGGGCCGGAGCGATTTCCGGATCGCCCGCGACGGTCACGGTGGCTTCCGAATACTGCCAGCGCTTCCACGCCGCCAGCACGGCGTTCGGGTATTCCGCGCGGCCGCGGCTGCCGTTGTAGCGCCCCAACGCCAGGAACAGGTCGCCCTGCTCGCGGTCCAGGTAGTGGCGCAGGATGGTGCAGCCGTAGCGCAGGTTGCTCTGCAGGTGGAACAGCTTGCGCGTGTCGTTGTCGCCGATGGTGCGGGTCCAGAATGGCATCACCTGCATCAGCCCGCGCGCGCCGACCGAGCTCATGGCGTACTTGCGGAAATTGCTCTCGACCTGCACCAGCCCCAGCACCAGCGCGGGCTCCAGCCCGGCACGCTTGGCTTCGTAGTAGGCGGTTTCGATCAGCTCGACGCGCATCTGCGGCTCGGGGATGCGCCCTTCGAGCCGGTGCGACATCTCGCCGAGCCACTTCAGGTAAGCCAGGCGCTCGCCGCCCGAGGCGAAGGCGGGGCGCACCGGGCGCGAGTCGGCAATGGCTGCCGCCAGCGCGCCGCGTACCGAGTCGGCCAGGTCTTCTTCCTTCTGCGCGCCGGCCTGCGCAGCGGCCGCGGCAAGGGCCAGCAGCAGGCTGCCGGCCGTGCGAACCAGACGGGCCGCGCGCATGGGCTTACTTGCCGACCTGGCTGCGTACGTGGCCGACCACGTCGGCCACGGCTACCTGGGTCGCCTGGGCGTCGCGGCGGCCCTGGTATTCGACCTTGCCTTCCTTCAGGCCACGGTCGCCGACCACCACGCGGTGCGGCACGCCGATCAGCTCCCAGTCGGCGAACATCACGCCCGGGCGCTCGCCGCGGTCGTCGAGGATGACGTCGACACCGGCGGCCAGCAGCTCGGCGTGGATGCGGTCGGCCTCGGCCTTGACGGCCTCGGAGCGGTCATAGCCGACCGGGCACACCACCACTTCGAACGGGGCGATGGCGGCGGGCCAGATGATGCCGCGCTCGTCGAAGTTCTGCTCGATCGCCGCGCCCAGGATACGGGTGACGCCGATGCCGTAGCAGCCCATCTGCATCGGCTGGGTCTTGCCGTTCTCGTCCAGGAAGGTCGCGTTCATCGACTCGGAATAGCGCGTGCCGAGCATGAACACATGGCCCACCTCGATGCCGCGGCAGATTTCCAGCGTGCCCTTGCCGTCCGGCGAGGCATCGCCGGCGACCACGTTGCGCAGGTCGGCGACGACGGGCTCGGGCAGGTCGCGGCCCCAGTTGACGCCGGTGAAGTGGTAGTCGCGGTAGTTGGCGCCGCAGCAGAAGTCGCTCATGTTGGCGACGGTGCGGTCGGCCACGACCTTGACCGGCTTCTTCATGTCGATCGGGCCCAGGTAGCCGGGGGGCGAACCGAAGGCGTCGACGATCTCGTTCTCGGTGGCGAAGCGGAAATCGGCCAGGCCCGGCACCTTGGAGGCCTTGACCTCGTTCAGCTCGTGGTCGGCGCGGATCAGCAGCAGCCAGATCTGGGCGCCGGCGTCACTGTCGGTGGCCAGCACGATCGACTTGACGTTGCGCTCCAGCGGAATGTTCAAGAATTCAGCCACCTGCTCGCACTTGACCTTCTCCGGGGTAAAGGTCTTGACCAGGTCTTCCCTGGGTGCGGCGCGCTCGGCCAGCAGCGGCAGCGCCTCGGCGGCCTCCATGTTGGCGGCGTAGTCGGACGTCGGGCAGTAGACGATGGCGTCTTCGCCGGTGTCGGCGATCACGTGGAACTCATGCGAGCCCGAGCCGCCGATGGCGCCGTTGTCGGCCGCCACGGCGCGGAATTCGAGGCCGAAGCGCTGGAAAATGCGCACATAGGCGTCGTACATGTTCTGGTACGACTTTTTCAGGCCTTCCGTGTCGCGGTCGAAGGAATAGGCATCCTTCATCGTGAACTCGCGGCCGCGCATGATGCCGAAGCGCGGACGGCGCTCGTCGCGGAACTTGGTCTGGATCTGGTAGAAATTGACCGGCAATTGCTTGTAGCTGCGGATTTCCGAGCGGGCGATGTCCGTCACCACTTCCTCGGAGGTCGGCTGCACGGCGAAATCGCGCTCGTGGCGGTCCTTCAGGCGCAGCAGCTCGGGGCCCATCTTGTCCCAGCGGCCGGTTTCCTGCCACAGCTCGGCCGGCTGGATCACGGGCATGGACAGTTCCACGGCGCCGGCGCGGTTCATTTCCTCGCGGACGATGTTTTCCACCTTGCGGATCGCGCGCAGCCCAACCGGCATGTAGTTGTAAATGCCGGCGCCGAGCTTCTTGATCATGCCCGCGCGCATCATCAGCTTGTGCGACACGATTTCCGCGTCGGCGGGGGCTTCTTTCAGGGTGGAAATGAAAAATTGCGAGGCTTTCATCCGAATGTCTTCTCTGGAAACCGGGAATCCCGGTGAATTGGCGGCAGCCATGCCGCGCATAATCGACTGGAACGCGCCGGCAACTGCCTGAAACTGCCTGAAACTGCTCTTCCCGCTCGGGGAAAACCAGCAGCGCCCCGCCTGAGCCGGGCCGCGCGCATCCTTTATAATCGACATAATTCTAAAGGATTCGAGGTGCAGTCATGCTCGATCGTGAAGGCTTTCGCCCGAACGTCGGCATCATCCTCATCAACGCACGAAACGAGGTTTTCTGGGGCAAGCGAATCGGCGAGCATTCCTGGCAGTTTCCGCAAGGCGGCATCAAGTACGGCGAAACGCCGGAACAGGCCATGTACCGCGAACTGCATGAGGAGATCGGCCTGCTACCGGAGCACGTCAGGATCGTCGGTCGCACGCGCGACTGGTTGCGCTATGAGGTGCCGGACAAGTTCATCCGCCGCGAGATCCGCGGCCATTACAGAGGCCAGAAACAGATCTGGTTCCTGCTGCGCATGGCAGGCAGGGACTGTGATGTTCACCTGCGCGCCACCGACCATCCCGAGTTCGACGCCTGGCGGTGGAGCGACTACTGGGTACCGCTGGACGCGGTCATCGAGTTCAAGCGCGACGTCTACCAGCTGGCGCTGACGGAGCTGTCGCGCTTCCTGAACCGCAATGCGCGCGTGCCGCTCAGTCCATACGGCGTGCATCACAACCGCCATGGCGGCGGGCAGCGCCGGCCGCCCCAGGCGGCCCAAGCGGCCGTAGGGGCGCCCGTGGTGCCGGCCGCAGCAGAAGAAGGTGACGCAGTTTTGCCGGCCGCGCCGGCTTCCAACCACACGGAGTCCTGATGAATCGTGTTACCGGCCACGGCCGCCGCGGCGGCCTGACCGCTGCCGGCCTGTTGCTTGCCGCCGCCTGCCTGGCGCTGGCGGGCTGCAAGACCACCGCCAAGGAAATGCCCGAAGAAGAATCCAAGTGGATCAATCCGTTCGAGCCGAAGACCTTCAAGGAGGAAGAGGCCATCCTGCCGGCACTGCCGCAGGATGCGAACCTGATCCCGTTCTCGGTCAACGGCACCGGCAACCTCACGTTCGAGGTGGACAGCAAGTCGGTGTCGGTCGGCGCGGACAAGGTGGTGCGCTTTACGGTGGTGATCAGCAGCGCCAGTGGCGCGCGCAACGTGAACTTCGAAGGCCTGCGCTGCGACGCGTTCGAGCGCAGGATCTACGCGACGCTGCCCGTGGGCGCCAAGGAATGGGAACTCAACCGCGGCGATAACCGCGATAGCTGGGTCCGCATGCAGACCAGCGCGCGCAACGCCTACGCGGCCACGCTGGCGACCGATTTCTTCTGCGAAGGCCGCACCGTGGCCGGTACACCGGAAAAAATGGTCCGCGACCTGAAAGACAGCGCGCCGCACAAGCGCTGAGTGGCGCCGGACTGAACGCAAAAGGGCGATGCCGAGGCATCGCCCTTTCTTCTTTTGGCCGGCTGATCGGGCTCAGACCAGCACCAGGTTGTCCCGGTGGATCAGCTCGGGTTCGTTCAGGTGACCCAGCACCGATTCGATCTCCGACGACGGCTTGCGTGCGATCAGGCGGGCTTCGGCGCTCGAATAGTTCGTGATGCCGCGCGCCACTTCGCGCCCATCGGCGCCGACACAGGCGATCACCTCGCCACGCGCGAACTCGCCCTGCACTTCCACCACGCCGATCGGCAGCAGCGACTTGCCGCCACTGGTCAGCTTTTCTACCGCGCCGGCATCGATCATCACACGGCCGCGCAGCTGCAAGTGATCCGCCATCCACTGCTTGCGCGCGGTCAGGCGGCCAGTCGGCGCCAGCAGTTGCGTGCCGATGGCCTCGCCCGCGGCCAGGCGTTCCAGCACGTTGGCTTCGCGGCCCGAGGCGATGGTGGTGTGCGCGCCCGACTTGGCCGCGCGCTTGGCCGCCAGGATCTTGGTCAGCATGCCGCCCCGGCCGATGGACGTGCCGGCGCCGCCCGCCATCGCTTCCAGCTCGGGTGTGCCGGCCAGCGCCTCGTCGACGAACTCGGCATTCGGGTCCTTGCGCGGATCGGCGGTGTAGAGCCCGCGCTGGTCGGTCAGGATGACCAGCGCATCGCCTTCGATCAGGTTGGTCACCAGCGCGCCCAGCGTATCGTTGTCGCCGAACTTGATTTCGTCGGTGACCACGGTGTCGTTCTCGTTGATGATCGGCACCACGCCCAGCGACAGCAGCGTCAGCAGCGTGGAGCGCGCGTTCAGGTAGCGTTCGCGGTCGGCCAGGTCGGCGTGGGTGAGCAGCACCTGCGCGGTGCGGATGCCGTAGCGGCCGAACTGGCTCTCGTACACCTGGGCCAGCCCCATCTGGCCGACAGCGGCGGCAGCCTGCAGTTCGTGGATTTCACGCGGGCGGCGCACCCAGCCCAGGCGCTGCATGCCTTCGGCAATGGCGCCGGAGCTGACCAGCACCACTTCCTTGCCGATCGAGCGCAGCTTGGCGATCTGCGCCGCCCAGCGCGCAATGGCGTCGTAGTCCAACCCCTTGCCGTCGTTGGTGACCAGGCTGGAACCAACCTTCACGACGATACGTTTTGCCTGGGCAATGACCGATTGCATGGCGAGAAATCCTGTCTCCGGGGGGGCTTTTTTTGCATCCCCAATGGTGGTCCCTCGCCCCGCATGGGCGAGGAAGAAGAACCGGCTTACTGCTCGTGACCTTCCTGGTCGACGTTGTGCAGGCGCCCGTCGAGCCGGATGTCGGGCTCGGCCAGCGCAGCGGCCTCTTCGGCCTTGATCGCGGCCAGGTGGTCCTTGATCGCGTAGATCAGCTCGCGGCAGCCTTCGCCGGTGAGCGCCGAGATCTGGAAGACCGGGCCCTTCCACTTGTAGCGCTTGATGAAATCCTTGGCGCGCGCGCCACGCTCGTCCTCCGGCACCATGTCGAGCTTGTTCAGAACGAGCCAGCGCGGCTTGTCGTAGAGCGTTTCATCGTACTTCTTCAGCTCGTTGACGATGGCCTTGGCTTCCGCCACCGGGTCCACCGCTTCGTCGAACGGGGCCAGGTCGACTATATGCAGCAGCAGTCCCGTGCGCTGCAGGTGGCGCAGGAACTGGTGGCCCAGGCCAGCGCCTTCGGCCGCGCCTTCGATCAGGCCGGGAATGTCGGCCACCACGAAGGACTGCTCATGATCGACGCGCACCACCCCAAGGTTCGGGTGCAGCGTGGTGAACGGATAGTCCGCCACCTTCGGGCGCGCGTTGGAGATATGCGAGATGAACGTCGACTTGCCCGCGTTGGGCATGCCCAGCAGGCCGACGTCGGCCAGCACCTTCAGCTCCAGCTTGAGCATGCGGCGCTCGCCGGGCTTGCCGTCCACCTGCTGGCGCGGCGCGCGGTTGGTACTGGACTTGAAATGCAGGTTGCCCCAGCCGCCCATGCCGCCTTCCGCGAGGCAGACCTTCTGGCCGTGCTCGGTCAGGTCGGCGATCAGCTCGCCGGTGTCCATGTCGGTGATCAGCGTGCCGACCGGCATGCGCAGCGTGACGTCGTCGCCCGCGGCGCCATAGCAGTCGGAGCCACGGCCGTTCTCGCCATTCTTGGCGACGTGCTTCTTGGCGTAGCGGAAGTCGATCAGGGTGTTGATATTACGGTCCGCCACGGCGAACACGCTGCCGCCCCGGCCGCCATCCCCCCCATCCGGACCACCGAAGGGCACAAACTTCTCGCGCCGGAACGAGGCGCTGCCATTGCCGCCGTTGCCGGCGATGGCTTCGATTCGGGCTTCGTCGATGAACTTCATAGTGGGTTTCCGTGGTGGACCGGGCTACCGACCGGCATTGGCAACTCACATTGTCGCCAAAAATGAAAAAGCCCCGCAAGCATTGCGGGGCCTTCGTGCTGCAAAGGCTGTTATCAGGCCGCCGGAACGACGCTGACTTGCTGCTTTTTGGCAGGGCCCTTGACGGCGAATTGCACGTGGCCGTCGACCAGTGCAAACAGGGTGTGGTCCTTGCCCACGCCGACGTTGTCGCCTGCGTGCACACGGGTACCGCGCTGACGGACGATGATGCCGCCGGCGTTGATGGCCTGGCCACCAAACACCTTCACGCCCAGACGCTTCGATTCGGAATCACGGCCGTTCCGCGTGGAACCGCCGCCTTTTTTCTGTGCCATGTCTTACTCCTGTCGCTTTACCGGGTTACGTTCGAATGATCAGGCGTTGATCGCTTCGATGCGCAGCTCGGTGTAGTTCTGGCGATGGCCTTGACGCTTCTGGTAGTGCTTGCGACGGCGCATCTTGAAGATCTTCACCTTGTCGTGACGACCTTGGGAGATAACGGTAGCCTTGACGGAAGCCCCGCTAACCAGCGGCGTACCAAACTTGATTTGGTCGCCGGCGCCCACTGCGAGCACCTGGTCGAGCGTGATTTCTGCGCCAATGTCTGCCGGTATCTGTTCTACTTTCAGTTTTTCGCCAGCAGCAACCTTGTATTGCTTGCCGCCGGTTTTTACGACCGCGTACATTGTCGAACCTCTCGGATGTGAATAAAACGCCGAATGCCGGCACTGGGTGTTCCCGCAAACGCTGCTAGGCAGCCTGCGCACGCCTGTGCGGCCCGGTTATCTCCCACCGGCCACCACCCGAGACGGGCAAAACAACCGGAGGAAACCGGGAACTATAAACCAGACGGGAGAAAAACGCAAAGAAAACAGGCACATAGCCTGTCCGGCGGCGCCTTATGCACTTCTGTGGAGGTGCGGATCAGGTCAGATCGGCCAGCAGAAAGCCCGCCAGTGCGGCGAACGCCACCCACCAGGCCGTGCGGCGGGCGTTGCGGCGGGACGTGGGCTTGTTCATGCCGGGATTATAGGCCGGCGAGCGCCCCGCATCACCCGAACGGGGACAAGCACTGGCATGAACCCCATTGGCATCGCATATAATCGTCCGGTTTTGCGTAACGGTGATCATCTTGACCCAGCCTTCCGCCACTGCCTTGCTTGCCCCGGTCGCTGCAGACATGCGCGCGGTCGATGCGGTCATCCGTCAACGACTGTCTTCCGAAGTCCCCCTGATCGAGCAGATCGGTGAATACATCATCAGCGCCGGCGGCAAGCGCCTGCGCCCGGTGATCCTGCTGCTGTCGGCACGCGCCTTCGGCTACGACGGCCACCGCCACCATGAACTGGCCGCCGTCGTGGAGTTCATCCACACCGCCACGCTGCTGCATGACGACGTGGTCGATGAATCCGAGCTGCGCCGCGGCCGCGAGACCGCCAACGCGGTGTTCGGCAACGCCGCCAGTGTGCTGGTGGGCGACTTCCTCTATTCGCGCGCGTTTCAGATGATGGTCGATGCGGGCAGCATGCGCATCATGGAAATCCTCTCGAACGCGACCAACGTGATCGCCGAGGGTGAAGTGCTGCAGTTGCTGAACATGCACGATCCCGATGTCACCGTCGAGCGCTACCTGCAGGTGATCCGCTACAAGACCGCCAAGCTGTTCGAGGCTTCGGCCCAGCTTGGCGCCGTGCTCGCGGGCGCCGACACCGCCATGGAAGAAGCCGCAGCCGAATACGGCCGCCGCATCGGCACCGCGTTCCAGCTCATCGACGACATGCTGGACTACACCGCCAGCGCCGAGCAGATGGGAAAGAACGCCGGCGACGACCTGCGCGAAGGCAAGCCGACGCTGCCGCTGCTACACCTGCTCGAGCACGGCACGCCGGAGCAGCGCGCACTGGCGCGCGACGCCATCGTGCAGGGTGGCACCGAGCATTTCGACGCGGTGTTCTCGGCCATCCATGCGAGCGGCGCGCTCGAGGTCACCTACGAAGCCGCGCGCCGCGAAGCCGAGGCCGCCGAAAAGGCCGCCCAGCTGTTTCCGCCGTCGGCATTGAAAGATACGCTGATTGCGCTGTGCGCGTTCTCGCTGGAGCGGCAATCCTGAAATAGCCGCAACCCTCTTCCCATTCGGGAGAAACGCTGTTAGACTTATCTTCTTTGCTGCTGACCGCCAACGGTTGGCGACAAAGTCAGAATTCGGGGTGTAGCTTAGCCTGGTAGAGCGCTACGTTCGGGACGTAGAGGCCGGAGGTTCGAATCCTCTCACCCCGACCAGAATTCATGGCCACGCAGTTTCCGGCCAGCAAGAAGCCGCACAGCAATGTGCGGCTTTTTTGTTTTTCGCGCTGCCCAAATCCCTGCCCCAATCCCCCACGCTTCGCCGCCCTCCACGCTCCCCGCGCAAGTAGGGTTGCGCCCCTGTCGCACAAATGCCGACATGGCCCGTTGTCGCCTTTACAAAAAGTGACTCCGGCGGCAAACTGCGCCGATCCGGGGGCCTGTGGCCCCGACGGGCGCCCGCGCGCGCTCGCACCATTTGGTTCCTGCCATGACACTTGGTCTCGCCCTTGCACAGAGCCGTCGCATCGCGCCTGCGCTGCTCGCCCAGCTGGAACAGTCCGCGCGCGAAAAGCAGACGCAGTTGATCGACGAGATCGTCGGCAGCGGCACCATGAGCGCGCACGATGTCGCGCTGTTCGCCGCCGACAAGTACCAGCTGCCGCTGCTCGACCTGACGCAGTACAACCTGAACAAGGTTCCGCCTGCGCTGGCGGGCAACCGCGAATTTCATGCTCATCGACTGCTGCCGCTAGGCCGGCGCGAGAACCGCCTGGTGGTGGCGATCTCCGACCCGTCCAACCAGGCCGGGCTCGACGCCATCAAGCAGAAGTACAACCTGCCGGTCGATACCGTGGTGGTGGAGCACGACAAGCTGATGAAGCATGTGCGCTCGGCCGGGGAAGCGGCGGGCACGCTTAAGGACATCGCGCCCGGGGCAACGCCCACCCAGCGCAAGCTGATCGAGTACGACCCCGTGGCCGCTGCGACTGCGCAGCGCAATCGCACCGCCACCAGCGACATCGACGATGCGCCGGTCGTGCGCTTCCTGCAGAAGCTGCTGACCGAGGCTTTCCACCGCGGCGCATCAGACCTTCACTTCGAGCCATTCGAAACTTTCTACCGCGTCCGCTTCCGTGTCGACGGGGTGCTGCAAGAGGTAGCAC
Encoded proteins:
- a CDS encoding CNP1-like family protein, whose amino-acid sequence is MNRVTGHGRRGGLTAAGLLLAAACLALAGCKTTAKEMPEEESKWINPFEPKTFKEEEAILPALPQDANLIPFSVNGTGNLTFEVDSKSVSVGADKVVRFTVVISSASGARNVNFEGLRCDAFERRIYATLPVGAKEWELNRGDNRDSWVRMQTSARNAYAATLATDFFCEGRTVAGTPEKMVRDLKDSAPHKR
- the proB gene encoding glutamate 5-kinase; this translates as MQSVIAQAKRIVVKVGSSLVTNDGKGLDYDAIARWAAQIAKLRSIGKEVVLVSSGAIAEGMQRLGWVRRPREIHELQAAAAVGQMGLAQVYESQFGRYGIRTAQVLLTHADLADRERYLNARSTLLTLLSLGVVPIINENDTVVTDEIKFGDNDTLGALVTNLIEGDALVILTDQRGLYTADPRKDPNAEFVDEALAGTPELEAMAGGAGTSIGRGGMLTKILAAKRAAKSGAHTTIASGREANVLERLAAGEAIGTQLLAPTGRLTARKQWMADHLQLRGRVMIDAGAVEKLTSGGKSLLPIGVVEVQGEFARGEVIACVGADGREVARGITNYSSAEARLIARKPSSEIESVLGHLNEPELIHRDNLVLV
- the obgE gene encoding GTPase ObgE, whose protein sequence is MKFIDEARIEAIAGNGGNGSASFRREKFVPFGGPDGGDGGRGGSVFAVADRNINTLIDFRYAKKHVAKNGENGRGSDCYGAAGDDVTLRMPVGTLITDMDTGELIADLTEHGQKVCLAEGGMGGWGNLHFKSSTNRAPRQQVDGKPGERRMLKLELKVLADVGLLGMPNAGKSTFISHISNARPKVADYPFTTLHPNLGVVRVDHEQSFVVADIPGLIEGAAEGAGLGHQFLRHLQRTGLLLHIVDLAPFDEAVDPVAEAKAIVNELKKYDETLYDKPRWLVLNKLDMVPEDERGARAKDFIKRYKWKGPVFQISALTGEGCRELIYAIKDHLAAIKAEEAAALAEPDIRLDGRLHNVDQEGHEQ
- the rpmA gene encoding 50S ribosomal protein L27, whose amino-acid sequence is MAQKKGGGSTRNGRDSESKRLGVKVFGGQAINAGGIIVRQRGTRVHAGDNVGVGKDHTLFALVDGHVQFAVKGPAKKQQVSVVPAA
- the rplU gene encoding 50S ribosomal protein L21, producing the protein MYAVVKTGGKQYKVAAGEKLKVEQIPADIGAEITLDQVLAVGAGDQIKFGTPLVSGASVKATVISQGRHDKVKIFKMRRRKHYQKRQGHRQNYTELRIEAINA
- the ispB gene encoding octaprenyl diphosphate synthase, which gives rise to MRAVDAVIRQRLSSEVPLIEQIGEYIISAGGKRLRPVILLLSARAFGYDGHRHHELAAVVEFIHTATLLHDDVVDESELRRGRETANAVFGNAASVLVGDFLYSRAFQMMVDAGSMRIMEILSNATNVIAEGEVLQLLNMHDPDVTVERYLQVIRYKTAKLFEASAQLGAVLAGADTAMEEAAAEYGRRIGTAFQLIDDMLDYTASAEQMGKNAGDDLREGKPTLPLLHLLEHGTPEQRALARDAIVQGGTEHFDAVFSAIHASGALEVTYEAARREAEAAEKAAQLFPPSALKDTLIALCAFSLERQS